In Pleurocapsa sp. PCC 7319, the following are encoded in one genomic region:
- the queF gene encoding preQ(1) synthase, translated as MTNSPELTKQEELKYGERAIAEGKLITFPNPRIGRQYTVNITLPEFTCKCPFSGYPDFATIYLSYSPDQTVVELKSLKLYINSYRDQYIPHEEVVNQILDDFVSACDPLEVTIKGDFTPRGNVHTVIEVHHQK; from the coding sequence ATGACTAATTCTCCTGAATTAACCAAACAAGAAGAATTGAAATATGGAGAAAGAGCGATCGCCGAAGGAAAATTAATCACTTTTCCTAATCCCCGAATTGGTCGCCAATATACGGTCAACATTACTTTGCCAGAGTTCACCTGCAAATGCCCTTTTTCTGGTTATCCTGATTTTGCCACAATTTATCTTTCCTATTCTCCAGATCAGACAGTGGTAGAACTGAAGAGCTTGAAACTATATATAAATAGTTATCGCGATCAATATATTCCCCACGAAGAAGTAGTAAACCAAATTCTCGATGATTTTGTGTCTGCTTGTGATCCTCTGGAAGTTACTATTAAAGGTGATTTTACCCCTAGAGGTAATGTTCATACAGTAATTGAAGTGCATCACCAAAAATAG
- a CDS encoding succinate dehydrogenase/fumarate reductase iron-sulfur subunit has product MKINLKIWRQPNSESPGTLVKYSVPNAHPDMSFIELLDVLNEQLIKNNQEPVAFDSDCGEGICGSCGLMINGVAHGEQKQTAVCQLHLRTFQDGDTITVEPWRAKAFPIVKDLVVDRSAFDRIVATGGFISVNTGAAPDANSLPVVKENSDRAFDYAACIGCGACVAACPNASASLFTAAKISHLALLPQGNPERKQRVLNMTAQMKTEGFGDCSNHGECEAVCPKGISLDAIASMRREYLKAVFS; this is encoded by the coding sequence ATGAAAATCAATTTAAAAATTTGGCGACAACCTAACTCTGAAAGTCCAGGAACGCTAGTTAAATATAGTGTTCCTAATGCTCATCCTGATATGTCTTTTATTGAACTACTAGATGTTTTAAACGAACAACTAATAAAAAATAATCAAGAACCGGTAGCATTTGATAGTGACTGCGGAGAAGGAATTTGTGGCTCTTGTGGCTTAATGATTAATGGCGTAGCACACGGAGAACAGAAACAAACCGCGGTATGTCAGTTGCATCTCAGAACTTTTCAAGATGGAGATACTATAACTGTTGAACCTTGGCGGGCTAAAGCTTTCCCAATAGTCAAAGACTTAGTAGTCGATCGCTCAGCATTCGATCGCATAGTTGCTACTGGAGGTTTTATCTCAGTCAATACAGGGGCCGCACCCGATGCCAATTCCTTACCTGTAGTTAAAGAAAATAGCGATCGCGCTTTTGACTATGCTGCTTGTATTGGTTGTGGTGCTTGCGTTGCAGCTTGTCCTAATGCATCAGCATCTTTGTTTACGGCAGCTAAGATTTCTCATCTAGCATTACTTCCTCAAGGAAATCCGGAAAGGAAACAGAGAGTGCTTAATATGACAGCCCAAATGAAAACAGAAGGCTTTGGTGATTGCTCTAATCATGGGGAATGTGAGGCTGTATGTCCTAAGGGAATTTCTCTAGATGCGATCGCTTCAATGCGTCGAGAATATCTTAAAGCTGTATTTAGTTAA
- a CDS encoding ComEA family DNA-binding protein, protein MFKLSQIGIRNKIANDPYYRFQSLREVAIAVDLGISIDVNQATVDDWLRLPGFSIHQARSLVELVQMGVQLVCLEDVAAAINVPLHRIIPFEPILTFAYYDRLSSLSPEKINPNTASADEIATIVGVDSDFAQKIIEERQKNGKYCNIIELKHRLNLDSELTSQLIYYLRF, encoded by the coding sequence ATGTTTAAACTGTCCCAAATTGGAATTAGAAATAAAATAGCCAACGACCCCTACTATCGTTTTCAGTCTTTACGCGAAGTTGCGATCGCTGTGGATTTAGGAATCAGCATTGATGTTAATCAGGCGACAGTAGATGATTGGTTGCGACTACCAGGGTTTTCTATTCATCAGGCGCGATCGCTGGTAGAGTTAGTTCAGATGGGAGTACAGTTAGTTTGCCTCGAAGATGTAGCAGCGGCAATTAATGTTCCTTTGCATCGCATTATACCCTTTGAGCCGATTTTAACTTTCGCTTATTATGATCGTCTAAGTTCTTTAAGTCCAGAGAAAATAAATCCTAATACAGCTTCAGCCGATGAAATTGCAACTATTGTTGGAGTAGATAGTGATTTTGCTCAAAAAATAATCGAAGAACGCCAAAAAAATGGCAAATATTGCAATATCATTGAGCTAAAACACCGCTTAAATCTTGATAGTGAGTTAACATCTCAATTAATATACTATCTGCGATTTTGA
- a CDS encoding SHOCT domain-containing protein yields MSVLDQFFKHHKKRRVAVALALLGTVTPIAGLHKLYLGQPLWGMMYILLWSTPIPRIAAAIDAIWYVVQDLEQFERQFNGSSQYNLNFNNSLQVKAIADAMRELDRLREDGLLTEYEFEQKRRQLLEHIS; encoded by the coding sequence ATGTCAGTGCTAGACCAATTTTTTAAACATCACAAGAAACGTCGTGTTGCGGTGGCATTAGCTTTATTAGGAACTGTTACACCGATCGCCGGACTCCATAAATTATATTTAGGACAACCACTATGGGGCATGATGTATATACTGCTATGGTCGACCCCAATTCCGCGGATTGCTGCCGCCATAGATGCAATTTGGTATGTGGTACAAGATTTGGAACAGTTTGAGCGCCAATTTAATGGTAGTAGCCAATATAATTTAAATTTCAACAATTCTCTCCAAGTAAAAGCGATCGCCGATGCTATGCGAGAGTTAGACCGGTTGCGGGAAGATGGCTTACTTACAGAATATGAATTTGAGCAAAAACGTCGTCAATTACTAGAGCATATTTCCTAA
- a CDS encoding ABC transporter substrate-binding protein has product MQQNLFPEKLLQSLDEFVQQMHRLNKADNPKLIVKIVTNWTQAQPLLTKKLLQYLLQSEHKICRGQERIAVKKIILNKLIKEFEQDKLTLEIRKRLYQEELNTVIKCDKSIITNKDRYYLIKLQNKLGLSTQQCQAVKKQILTIKSSQAFRQNNDLFDNQKVKCKQVKSDFYKAQTTNKKSIETTSDPTSNYQQVRFTNQKVFIENKQSDVVKLQPKKWSWLLLGIPFLSLFIKGFGWNKNSQLNIANNHSLQQQDICVDLTSSQSPRMSLGNKLLSQEYNHLQPQSKITLNEGIAAFSRCEFSTARNKFQQSLGSDINNPEALIYANNAQAITQENFMIAVSVPLGSKPKVAWEILRGVAQAQAEINRQGGLQERLLLVEIVNDDNDPEIVRQVAKKLAADKNVLAVVGHNDSDSSLAASEIYQKYGLVMVSPTSSSTKLSGAGSYILRTTPSVAIMANTLADYALSKSSNKIAVCLDSESSASTSFAQEFMKAVHQDYGEIAPVKCDFAQSNFNPQKVVERAIAENADALLLAASVKGIKPAIAVAKVNQQRLPLFGTHSLYTFETIQQGKDTVAGMVLTAPWLADKTKNYDFTQTAMEYWGGQVNWRTAMAYDATVAIIQGLEQSDTRSELQSALTHSNFLVDGATGVFYFEQGDRLGEVQLAQITQSALNPRKYEFSRLNLDDTISKPQP; this is encoded by the coding sequence ATGCAACAAAATTTATTCCCAGAAAAGCTATTACAATCTCTGGACGAATTTGTTCAACAGATGCACCGACTCAATAAAGCAGACAACCCCAAATTAATTGTCAAAATAGTTACTAATTGGACACAAGCACAGCCTTTACTAACTAAAAAACTTCTACAATACCTCCTACAATCAGAGCATAAAATTTGCCGAGGTCAAGAAAGGATAGCCGTAAAAAAAATCATTTTAAATAAATTAATAAAAGAGTTTGAACAAGATAAATTAACACTTGAGATTAGAAAGCGCTTATATCAAGAAGAATTAAATACTGTAATTAAATGTGATAAATCTATTATTACTAATAAAGATAGGTATTATTTAATAAAATTACAAAATAAACTAGGATTATCAACACAACAATGTCAAGCAGTTAAAAAACAAATTTTAACAATTAAAAGTTCTCAAGCTTTTCGGCAAAACAATGATCTATTTGATAATCAAAAAGTTAAATGCAAACAAGTAAAATCCGATTTCTACAAGGCTCAAACTACTAATAAAAAATCAATAGAGACTACTTCTGATCCAACTAGCAATTATCAGCAAGTACGCTTCACTAATCAAAAAGTTTTTATTGAAAATAAGCAATCAGATGTGGTAAAGTTACAGCCCAAAAAATGGTCTTGGCTGCTATTGGGCATTCCTTTTCTATCATTATTTATTAAAGGTTTTGGCTGGAATAAAAACTCTCAACTTAATATTGCTAACAATCATAGTTTACAGCAACAAGATATTTGTGTTGATTTAACCAGTAGCCAGTCACCACGAATGAGTCTAGGAAATAAACTATTATCTCAAGAATATAATCATCTCCAACCCCAAAGCAAAATCACTTTAAATGAGGGAATAGCTGCCTTTTCGAGATGTGAATTTTCAACTGCTAGAAATAAGTTTCAGCAATCTCTTGGTTCAGATATCAATAATCCTGAGGCTCTAATCTATGCGAATAATGCTCAGGCAATTACTCAAGAGAATTTTATGATTGCCGTAAGTGTTCCTTTGGGTAGTAAACCGAAAGTTGCCTGGGAAATTTTGCGTGGTGTGGCTCAAGCACAAGCAGAGATCAATCGGCAAGGAGGTTTACAAGAAAGACTCTTGTTAGTTGAAATTGTTAATGATGACAATGATCCTGAGATTGTTCGTCAGGTAGCCAAAAAACTGGCAGCAGATAAAAATGTCTTAGCTGTAGTCGGTCATAATGATAGCGATTCTTCGCTTGCTGCTTCAGAGATTTATCAGAAATATGGTTTAGTCATGGTTTCTCCTACCAGCAGCTCCACAAAGTTATCGGGTGCTGGAAGCTATATTTTGCGAACAACTCCCAGCGTAGCGATTATGGCCAATACCTTAGCAGATTATGCCTTATCAAAATCCTCAAACAAGATTGCTGTCTGTTTAGATTCTGAAAGTTCTGCGAGCACTTCTTTTGCTCAAGAATTCATGAAAGCAGTACACCAAGACTACGGAGAGATTGCACCAGTTAAATGTGATTTTGCTCAAAGTAATTTCAACCCTCAAAAGGTAGTTGAACGAGCGATCGCAGAAAATGCTGATGCTCTATTATTGGCTGCCTCAGTAAAAGGAATAAAACCGGCAATTGCCGTTGCCAAAGTAAATCAGCAAAGATTACCTTTATTTGGTACTCACTCTCTCTATACTTTTGAAACAATTCAGCAGGGAAAAGATACAGTTGCGGGAATGGTTTTGACTGCTCCTTGGCTAGCAGATAAAACCAAAAATTACGATTTTACCCAAACAGCGATGGAATATTGGGGTGGTCAAGTCAATTGGCGAACAGCTATGGCTTATGATGCTACTGTAGCGATTATTCAGGGGCTAGAGCAGTCTGATACTCGCTCAGAATTACAGTCTGCCTTGACCCATTCTAATTTTTTGGTCGATGGGGCAACAGGTGTATTTTACTTTGAGCAGGGCGATCGCTTGGGAGAAGTGCAGCTAGCTCAGATTACGCAATCAGCTTTAAATCCTCGTAAATATGAGTTTTCACGATTAAATTTAGATGACACTATCAGTAAACCTCAGCCTTAA
- a CDS encoding globin domain-containing protein, which produces MSLKIELIEQSLELIKPKSRDFVHSFYQNLFIAYPETKRLFAKTDMKNQEKKLLNSLVLLVESLRQPIILKQILADLGARHKQYGTLPQYYPLVGEILLKTFADYLQQDWTDEVKQAWIETYNTVTNMMLEGAGVDTSLQPQTPQTATTVIQQERESAPQFPKPIQLNKKTTSTSPENIQIELVEQSFAKIEPQGSAFAASFYQNLFAAYPETQQLFAKTDIGKQEKKFINSLVLLVESLRQPEILKQILADLGSRHKQYGTLPQYYPLVGDILLQTFAEYLQQDWTDEVKQAWVTTYNTVTNMMLEGASGHTVNKIPLETEVSPKKPFVSFDRLNAKFKSNQEKQTVKITSLASLLRSILDKLLEEFWALPTWAVAVGSAFFLSFLYLVADDETFLAELLEGADAISLLVALVLYIKETPDRKKEFHYQAWSTIDNANGVKVSYARILALQDLNEDRVPLKGLIAPNANLAKINLPKADLSDVNLTKANLSNANLSHANLGNALLARVNFTDANLSYANLGFAKLSYVNLSSANLSHANLVCTDLRDANLSGTNLSRANLSGADLHNAYFTGANLKDAKVNESDLRQAYLKGATMPDGSTHP; this is translated from the coding sequence ATGTCATTAAAAATTGAATTAATTGAACAAAGCTTGGAGCTAATAAAACCTAAATCCAGAGATTTCGTCCATAGTTTTTATCAAAATCTATTTATAGCATATCCCGAAACAAAAAGATTATTTGCCAAGACGGATATGAAAAACCAAGAGAAAAAGCTGCTCAATTCCTTAGTGTTATTGGTAGAAAGTTTACGACAACCAATAATATTAAAACAGATTTTGGCCGATCTAGGGGCAAGACATAAACAATATGGTACACTACCTCAATATTATCCTTTAGTTGGCGAAATTCTCTTAAAAACCTTTGCCGATTATCTGCAACAAGATTGGACTGATGAAGTTAAACAAGCTTGGATAGAAACTTATAATACAGTTACTAACATGATGCTTGAAGGTGCAGGAGTAGATACATCACTTCAGCCACAAACTCCTCAGACTGCAACAACTGTTATTCAACAAGAGAGAGAGTCAGCACCACAATTTCCAAAGCCAATTCAATTAAATAAAAAGACAACTTCTACTTCACCTGAAAATATACAAATCGAACTTGTAGAACAAAGCTTTGCCAAAATTGAACCTCAAGGTTCAGCTTTTGCTGCGAGTTTCTATCAAAATCTGTTTGCTGCCTATCCTGAAACTCAACAATTATTCGCCAAAACTGATATCGGCAAGCAGGAGAAAAAATTTATTAATTCTTTGGTGCTATTGGTAGAGAGTCTGCGACAACCAGAAATATTAAAGCAAATTTTGGCTGACTTAGGGTCGAGACATAAACAATACGGTACACTCCCCCAGTATTATCCTTTAGTGGGGGATATCCTTTTACAAACCTTTGCCGAATATCTTCAACAAGATTGGACTGATGAAGTCAAACAAGCTTGGGTAACAACCTACAATACTGTTACCAACATGATGCTCGAAGGTGCTTCTGGACATACAGTTAATAAAATTCCCCTAGAAACTGAAGTTTCTCCTAAAAAACCGTTTGTTTCCTTTGATCGCCTTAATGCAAAGTTTAAGAGTAATCAAGAAAAACAAACAGTAAAAATTACTTCTCTTGCCTCACTACTTCGATCAATCTTAGATAAACTACTAGAAGAATTTTGGGCGTTACCCACTTGGGCAGTTGCAGTTGGTTCAGCATTTTTCTTATCATTTCTCTATTTAGTTGCTGACGATGAGACATTTTTAGCAGAACTTTTAGAAGGTGCAGATGCCATTAGCCTTTTAGTAGCATTGGTTTTGTATATCAAAGAAACACCCGATCGCAAAAAGGAATTCCACTATCAAGCTTGGAGTACCATCGATAATGCTAATGGGGTCAAAGTTAGCTATGCTAGGATTTTAGCTCTACAAGATTTAAATGAAGACCGAGTTCCTTTAAAGGGATTGATTGCTCCTAACGCTAATTTAGCCAAAATTAATTTGCCCAAAGCCGATCTGAGCGATGTTAATTTAACTAAAGCTAATCTCAGCAATGCCAATCTCAGTCATGCCAACTTAGGGAATGCTCTCTTGGCTCGCGTTAACTTTACAGATGCTAATTTAAGTTATGCTAATTTGGGATTTGCCAAATTGAGTTATGTCAATCTCAGTAGTGCTAATTTAAGTCATGCCAATTTAGTTTGTACCGATTTAAGAGATGCTAATCTGAGTGGTACTAATCTCAGTCGTGCTAATTTGAGTGGTGCAGACTTACACAATGCCTATTTTACTGGTGCTAATCTAAAAGATGCCAAGGTAAACGAATCAGACTTACGCCAAGCTTATCTTAAGGGAGCAACCATGCCCGATGGCTCTACTCACCCATAA
- a CDS encoding amino acid ABC transporter substrate-binding protein: MFQSLWAKKAAISLFSLGLMFLATPSASAEKVVEKIARTGTLTAGTSKDALPFAYRNERGELVGYSIDILELITSQLEEELGQEIELELVALQPKERIPQLIDGQVDIVCDASSFTWKRDRQVDFSFSYASTGTRLLTKSGNDFWDAESLVAKRIGALAKTTNERSIRRAQPLAEIVIFKDRAAGYQALQQGEIDAFASDGILLESWLRNTSNPENFQIVGDYSHEGIGCMVAENNSQFLNTINYTLVKFMQGFLDNKPENVAIFDRWFGAQGVLPLNNDLRNIMIDNMLLLIDFKDEIIN, from the coding sequence ATGTTTCAATCCCTGTGGGCAAAAAAAGCTGCTATTTCTCTTTTCAGTTTAGGTTTGATGTTCTTAGCTACTCCTTCAGCTTCGGCTGAAAAGGTAGTAGAAAAAATTGCTCGTACCGGAACATTAACTGCGGGTACAAGTAAAGATGCTTTGCCCTTTGCCTATCGCAACGAACGTGGAGAGCTAGTAGGCTATTCGATAGATATTTTAGAATTAATCACTAGTCAGCTAGAAGAAGAATTAGGGCAAGAAATTGAGCTAGAACTTGTTGCTTTGCAACCCAAGGAGCGCATTCCACAATTGATTGATGGTCAAGTTGACATTGTTTGTGATGCCAGTAGCTTTACCTGGAAACGCGATCGCCAAGTTGATTTTTCTTTTAGTTATGCCTCCACAGGAACAAGATTGTTAACTAAAAGTGGTAATGATTTTTGGGATGCTGAATCTCTAGTCGCAAAAAGGATTGGAGCCTTAGCTAAAACTACTAATGAGCGTTCAATTAGACGGGCACAACCTCTGGCAGAAATAGTAATTTTTAAAGATCGCGCTGCTGGATACCAAGCACTACAGCAAGGGGAAATTGACGCTTTTGCTTCGGATGGCATTTTACTCGAAAGCTGGCTACGAAATACCTCTAATCCCGAGAATTTTCAAATAGTGGGTGACTATTCTCACGAAGGTATTGGCTGTATGGTGGCAGAAAATAATTCTCAGTTTCTTAACACGATTAACTATACTCTGGTCAAATTCATGCAGGGATTTTTAGACAATAAACCCGAGAATGTTGCGATCTTTGATCGTTGGTTTGGAGCGCAGGGTGTGTTACCTCTGAATAACGATCTGAGAAATATCATGATTGATAATATGCTGTTGTTAATTGATTTTAAAGATGAAATTATTAACTGA
- a CDS encoding DUF423 domain-containing protein, with amino-acid sequence MTRIFLTIAGTLGGISVILGAFASHALKGKLSDRALEIWETGTKYQMYHALALILVALLLSRLTTTDSTLLVVAGYAFIAGIILFSGSLYALSLSGIKLLGAIAPLGGVAFIIGWACLAIAGWRFE; translated from the coding sequence GTGACTCGAATATTTTTAACGATCGCAGGAACATTAGGAGGCATATCAGTAATTTTAGGTGCATTTGCCAGTCATGCCTTAAAAGGAAAGTTAAGCGATCGGGCATTAGAGATTTGGGAAACTGGTACTAAATATCAGATGTATCATGCTCTGGCACTGATTTTAGTAGCTTTACTTCTTAGTCGATTAACCACCACTGACTCCACTTTACTTGTGGTTGCTGGCTATGCCTTTATTGCTGGAATAATACTATTCTCTGGTAGTTTATATGCCCTGAGTTTAAGTGGCATTAAATTGTTGGGTGCTATTGCTCCTTTAGGTGGAGTAGCTTTTATCATTGGTTGGGCTTGCTTAGCTATTGCGGGCTGGAGGTTTGAGTAA
- a CDS encoding glycosyltransferase family 1 protein, whose translation MRIALFTETFLPKVDGIVTRLRHTIDHLERNGDHVLVVAPEGGLTEYKGAKVYGVPGVPLPLYPELKLALPPIGTKNAIEEFQPDLIHVVNPAFLGVGGIYYAKTMNIPLVASYHTHLPQYLHHYGLGALEGLLWELLKAAHNQAKLNLCTSSAMVQELIDHGIERVDLWQRGVDTEMFQPHLASPQMRSRLSQGNPDAPLLLYVGRVSAEKQIDQIKPVLEAIPEAHLAIVGDGPSREALETHFAGTKTHFVGYLQGLELASAFASADAFVFPSRTETLGLVLLEAMAAGCPVVAARSGGIPDIVTDGVNGYLFEPDDPDGAITATQSLLEATKTREELRHNARLEAEQWGWAAATRQLQSYYRGVLDAEYALSSAA comes from the coding sequence ATGCGTATTGCTCTATTTACAGAAACGTTTTTGCCCAAGGTTGATGGTATTGTTACTCGTTTACGTCATACAATCGATCATCTAGAACGCAATGGCGATCACGTTTTGGTAGTTGCTCCCGAAGGAGGTTTGACTGAATATAAAGGAGCAAAAGTCTATGGTGTGCCTGGAGTCCCTTTGCCATTGTATCCAGAGCTTAAGTTAGCCCTACCTCCTATTGGCACCAAAAATGCGATCGAAGAGTTTCAACCAGACTTAATTCATGTGGTAAATCCAGCCTTTTTAGGAGTTGGAGGTATTTATTATGCCAAAACCATGAATATTCCCTTAGTGGCTTCTTATCATACCCACCTGCCCCAATATCTACATCACTACGGCTTAGGGGCATTAGAGGGATTACTCTGGGAACTATTAAAAGCTGCCCATAATCAGGCTAAACTAAATCTCTGCACTTCTAGTGCGATGGTTCAAGAACTAATCGATCACGGCATTGAAAGGGTTGATTTATGGCAACGAGGAGTTGATACCGAGATGTTTCAACCCCATTTAGCTTCTCCACAAATGCGATCGCGTTTATCTCAAGGAAATCCTGATGCTCCTTTATTACTCTATGTTGGTAGAGTCTCCGCCGAAAAACAAATAGATCAAATCAAACCAGTACTAGAAGCAATTCCGGAGGCCCATCTGGCGATCGTTGGTGATGGACCCTCTAGAGAAGCTTTAGAAACCCATTTTGCAGGAACCAAAACTCATTTCGTTGGTTATCTTCAAGGATTAGAGTTAGCTTCTGCATTTGCCTCGGCAGATGCCTTTGTTTTCCCTTCCCGTACTGAAACCTTGGGCTTAGTATTATTAGAGGCCATGGCAGCTGGTTGTCCTGTTGTAGCTGCTCGCTCAGGTGGTATTCCTGATATTGTTACTGATGGTGTGAATGGTTATTTATTTGAACCAGATGATCCAGATGGTGCAATTACTGCTACCCAATCTTTACTTGAAGCCACAAAAACTCGAGAGGAATTACGACATAATGCCCGCCTGGAAGCAGAACAATGGGGATGGGCTGCTGCTACTCGACAGCTACAGAGTTATTATCGTGGTGTGTTAGATGCCGAATATGCTTTATCGTCAGCTGCCTAA
- a CDS encoding transposase: MDKTYSKPVFWSGSYYIASSSGVAIDRLRKYIDNQDSPLD; encoded by the coding sequence ATAGATAAAACGTATTCTAAACCCGTATTTTGGTCTGGGTCTTACTACATAGCTAGTAGTAGTGGCGTAGCGATAGATCGTTTACGTAAGTATATAGACAATCAAGATAGTCCTCTGGACTGA
- a CDS encoding cupin domain-containing protein: protein MKSNFLTENSFKSYNNAEQESILTKQLSEKSNRAIQEFYCQKFLETTQLDYTMAGHPSVARWVINSIEVNDSEQDTHFLFVSEGKVTLKSNNGEFLLQENSFATVPGNFSLDGSGQVLVATLLNYTGLFTIGGPIEPLGRLNYIDGCSSTVLINPLRRGEPCLNFLYVPPGISQTPHTHPSLRIGLVASGSGTCTVNEGIFKMETGTVFCLPEDKLHSFSAIDDSLRIIIYHPDSDVGPTDDSHTMLNNTFVGEKSAKVLDAIRTK, encoded by the coding sequence ATGAAATCCAACTTTTTGACTGAAAATAGTTTTAAATCCTACAATAATGCCGAACAAGAAAGCATTCTCACAAAACAATTGTCTGAAAAATCAAATAGAGCAATACAAGAGTTTTACTGTCAGAAGTTTCTAGAGACGACTCAGCTAGACTATACTATGGCAGGTCATCCATCAGTCGCCCGTTGGGTTATCAATTCTATCGAAGTTAATGATAGCGAGCAGGATACGCACTTTCTATTTGTTTCTGAAGGCAAAGTAACCCTCAAAAGCAATAACGGAGAGTTCTTATTGCAGGAAAATAGCTTTGCTACAGTTCCAGGTAACTTCTCTTTAGATGGTTCGGGACAAGTTTTAGTCGCCACCCTCCTCAACTACACTGGACTTTTCACAATTGGAGGGCCTATTGAACCATTAGGAAGACTGAATTATATTGACGGCTGCTCTTCAACGGTTCTGATTAACCCTTTAAGACGTGGAGAACCCTGCTTGAATTTCCTCTACGTTCCTCCAGGTATATCCCAAACTCCCCATACCCATCCTTCGTTAAGAATCGGACTTGTCGCTTCGGGGAGTGGAACTTGTACTGTAAATGAAGGAATATTCAAGATGGAGACTGGAACAGTCTTTTGTCTTCCAGAAGATAAGTTACATAGCTTCTCTGCAATTGATGACTCTTTAAGAATCATTATCTATCATCCAGATTCTGATGTAGGTCCAACTGATGATTCCCATACCATGCTTAACAATACTTTTGTGGGCGAAAAGTCAGCTAAAGTTCTAGATGCGATTAGAACAAAATAA
- the cysE gene encoding serine O-acetyltransferase codes for MTAYNRLINSVYFYQKNWAVLKSVGNTLVEDYAIAMKRDPAASHWLEVLFCYPGPQAIILYRIAHLLHNLGVFFLPRFISHLGRLLTGIEIHPGAIIGKGVFIDHGMGVVIGETAVVGDYCLLYQGVTLGGTGKETGKRHPTLGCNVTVGAGAKILGNIKIGSHTRVGAVSIVLKDIPPNSTVVGIPGRVISQQVDTLSS; via the coding sequence ATGACTGCTTACAACAGATTAATAAACAGTGTTTATTTTTATCAAAAAAACTGGGCTGTTCTTAAGTCGGTTGGGAATACTCTAGTCGAAGATTATGCGATCGCTATGAAGCGCGATCCCGCTGCGAGCCATTGGTTAGAAGTATTGTTCTGTTATCCTGGTCCTCAAGCAATAATTTTGTATCGCATAGCCCATTTACTTCACAACTTAGGCGTTTTCTTTTTGCCCCGGTTTATTTCCCATCTCGGTCGCCTCTTGACAGGAATTGAAATTCATCCAGGCGCGATTATTGGCAAAGGTGTATTTATTGACCACGGCATGGGAGTAGTTATCGGCGAAACCGCAGTGGTAGGAGATTATTGTTTACTTTACCAAGGTGTAACCCTCGGCGGAACGGGTAAAGAAACTGGTAAACGTCATCCCACTTTGGGCTGTAATGTTACTGTCGGCGCAGGAGCAAAAATTCTCGGTAATATTAAGATCGGCAGTCATACTCGTGTTGGTGCTGTTTCCATAGTTCTCAAAGACATACCCCCCAACTCTACAGTAGTCGGCATACCTGGTCGAGTTATTTCTCAGCAAGTTGACACACTCTCATCCTAA